A window of the Enterobacteriaceae bacterium 4M9 genome harbors these coding sequences:
- the grpE gene encoding nucleotide exchange factor GrpE has translation MSSKEQKQTEEQVSDERTTDQHEEVEVVDTAVEVDARDERIANLEVQLAEVQERERDALLRAKAEMDNLRRRTEQDVEKAHKFALEKFVNELLPVLDSLDRALEVADKDGAGMAAMIEGIELTRKSMLDVVRKFGVEVVGDINVPFNPDVHQAIAMVESDEVSPNHVLMVMQKGYTLNGRTIRAAMVSVAKTKG, from the coding sequence ATGAGTAGTAAAGAACAGAAGCAGACGGAAGAGCAAGTCTCTGATGAGCGCACCACGGATCAGCACGAAGAAGTGGAAGTGGTTGATACCGCTGTTGAGGTCGACGCACGCGATGAACGTATCGCTAACCTTGAAGTGCAGTTAGCCGAAGTCCAGGAGCGCGAGCGCGATGCGCTGCTGCGCGCGAAGGCTGAAATGGATAACTTGCGCCGCCGTACTGAACAGGACGTGGAAAAAGCGCACAAGTTCGCGCTGGAGAAGTTCGTTAATGAACTGCTGCCAGTGCTGGACAGCCTCGACAGGGCGCTGGAAGTTGCCGATAAAGACGGTGCTGGCATGGCTGCAATGATTGAAGGCATTGAGCTGACCCGCAAGTCAATGCTGGATGTGGTGCGTAAGTTCGGTGTTGAAGTGGTCGGCGACATTAACGTGCCGTTTAACCCGGACGTGCATCAGGCTATTGCAATGGTAGAGTCAGATGAGGTTTCACCAAATCATGTGCTGATGGTGATGCAAAAGGGCTATACCCTCAATGGCCGCACCATTCGCGCAGCGATGGTGTCGGTTGCTAAAACCAAAGGCTAA